The Streptomyces kanamyceticus genome window below encodes:
- a CDS encoding protein phosphatase 2C domain-containing protein has protein sequence MSQQGERRTGRDDDWWGQLYDDSAQDTGATPAPDTLDDRFASATDTLKEGFRTQDPPTGPPEPPPHLPHAGEPPARAPDAAPASDWPPVPDQDPEYGGELAAADEPAAAPDRPHVPGQGPQYAGEFGPRAADFGPPTASGAAAERGVAASARPSVPDRDPDYGEGFESQGTGFAARAAGGEAADRPGTAPVRPPVPDQAPECGGEFGPHAPGVAPQGVSGEAADRPGTAPARSPVLGQRPPCVGDFAGPAGGGDPGRSADAGPGQRPQAPPPTAPPGFAPREPVAAAPWEPPTAPGGPVTFSSGGYSPASTEEPRPAVPASRGPEERQAPSASRPGAQGTAPPVPEYVGDGPPTYEAEPTVLPAADPDDLGDLVADTVLDGARYGSSTLRAASVRGDSARYRGDPRRDALLTARFGTGENALVLVAVATGARATPGAHRAAAEACQWIGRAVGRSHRRLAEDIRAARRGDLKSGLHRLTDRSLGRLRAHAADLGLEPDEYAASLRCLLLPADPECRTRVFFGVGGGGLFRLRDGAWQDIEPSVADAVGDAVVGFGSPPPDTPEEGDRLTMDLGITTPPSPYEPAPEQPRDPFRFRASVARPGDALVLCSGGLAEPLRGEPELSEHLTRRWHKSGPPGLAAFLADIQVRVKGYADDRTAAAVWEA, from the coding sequence ATGAGCCAGCAGGGGGAGAGGCGCACCGGTCGCGACGACGACTGGTGGGGGCAGCTGTACGACGACTCCGCACAGGACACGGGCGCGACACCCGCACCGGACACCCTCGACGACAGGTTCGCCTCGGCGACCGACACGCTGAAGGAAGGGTTCCGCACCCAGGACCCGCCCACGGGCCCCCCGGAGCCGCCGCCCCACCTGCCCCACGCGGGGGAGCCTCCGGCCCGCGCCCCCGATGCGGCCCCAGCCTCCGACTGGCCGCCCGTGCCGGACCAAGACCCGGAGTACGGCGGGGAGTTGGCGGCGGCCGATGAGCCAGCTGCGGCCCCTGATCGGCCGCACGTGCCGGGGCAAGGTCCTCAGTACGCCGGGGAGTTCGGGCCTCGGGCTGCCGACTTCGGTCCGCCGACGGCGAGCGGGGCGGCGGCCGAGAGGGGAGTCGCGGCCTCCGCTCGGCCGTCTGTGCCGGATCGGGATCCGGACTATGGAGAGGGGTTCGAGTCGCAGGGGACCGGCTTCGCTGCGCGGGCTGCGGGCGGGGAGGCGGCCGACCGGCCGGGTACGGCCCCGGTCCGGCCGCCCGTGCCGGACCAAGCTCCCGAGTGTGGCGGGGAGTTCGGCCCTCATGCCCCTGGCGTGGCTCCGCAGGGGGTGAGCGGGGAGGCGGCCGACCGGCCAGGTACGGCCCCGGCCCGGTCGCCCGTGTTGGGGCAGCGGCCCCCGTGCGTGGGGGACTTCGCAGGACCGGCGGGCGGGGGCGATCCCGGCCGGTCGGCGGACGCCGGTCCCGGGCAGCGGCCCCAGGCCCCTCCGCCCACCGCGCCACCCGGCTTCGCGCCCCGCGAGCCCGTCGCCGCCGCTCCCTGGGAGCCGCCCACCGCGCCCGGGGGGCCCGTGACCTTCTCCTCCGGTGGGTATTCGCCCGCCTCGACCGAAGAGCCCCGCCCCGCCGTGCCCGCCTCGCGCGGCCCCGAGGAGCGGCAGGCGCCGAGCGCCTCCCGCCCGGGGGCGCAGGGCACGGCGCCCCCCGTCCCCGAGTACGTGGGGGACGGACCTCCCACCTACGAGGCCGAGCCCACCGTGCTGCCCGCCGCCGATCCGGACGACCTCGGGGACCTGGTCGCCGACACCGTGCTCGACGGGGCGCGGTACGGCTCCAGCACGCTGCGCGCGGCCTCCGTGCGCGGGGACTCCGCCAGGTACCGGGGCGATCCCCGCCGCGACGCCCTGCTCACCGCCCGCTTCGGGACCGGCGAGAACGCCCTCGTGCTCGTCGCCGTGGCGACCGGCGCCCGGGCAACGCCGGGCGCGCACCGCGCCGCCGCGGAGGCCTGCCAGTGGATCGGCAGGGCCGTGGGCCGCAGCCACCGGCGGCTCGCCGAGGACATCAGGGCCGCCCGGCGCGGCGACCTGAAGTCGGGACTGCACCGCCTCACCGACCGCAGCCTCGGCAGGCTCCGCGCACACGCCGCGGACCTGGGCCTGGAACCCGACGAGTACGCGGCCTCGCTGCGCTGCCTCCTGCTGCCCGCCGACCCCGAGTGCCGCACCCGGGTGTTCTTCGGGGTCGGCGGCGGCGGCCTCTTCCGGCTGCGGGACGGCGCGTGGCAGGACATCGAGCCGAGCGTCGCCGACGCCGTGGGCGACGCCGTGGTCGGTTTCGGCTCGCCGCCCCCGGACACCCCGGAGGAGGGCGACCGGCTCACCATGGACCTGGGCATCACCACGCCCCCGAGCCCCTACGAACCGGCCCCCGAGCAGCCCCGCGACCCCTTCAGGTTCCGCGCCTCGGTCGCCCGGCCGGGTGACGCCCTCGTCCTGTGCAGCGGCGGCCTCGCCGAACCGCTGCGCGGCGAGCCCGAGCTGTCCGAGCACCTCACCCGCAGGTGGCACAAGAGCGGCCCGCCGGGGCTCGCCGCCTTCCTCGCCGACATCCAGGTCAGGGTGAAGGGGTACGCGGACGACAGGACGGCCGCCGCCGTTTGGGAGGCATGA
- a CDS encoding S8 family peptidase produces MRPISRTALGAASAVVLAVTAAVPSVAEPRAATAEQRPLTGSAARGEGSSVVTLVTGDRILVTSDGKGRAGATALPGADGAVPLIQTRQSGKDLYVYPEGAVHALAEGRVDAELFNVTGLVRQGYDDAHAKKLPLIAVYDKSVDVARSLPATPRGAERGAVLEPVDGVALKADKKKAAAFWADIANAKSRAAGDLSKLWLDAKIEASLDKSTKQVHAPEAWAAGYDGKGTKVAVLDTGADAEHPDLKGRIGATKNFTDSPDTEDRQGHGTHTTSTVGGSGAASGGKKKGVAPGTELLHGKVLNDSGSGATSWIIEGMQWAVDQKADVVSMSLGNPARTDCTDPMSTATEELAQSAKDTLFVIAAGNTGPSLNSVSSPGCAPSVLTVGAVDRDDTTANFSSRGPAYGSHTLKPEIAAPGVGISAAAAGGRGVYAYQSMSGTSMATPHVAGAAALVKQRHPDWTSQQIKAALVSSADSGIPGDARETGGGRLDAKAAIDQQVLGSPAVQGGSFGWPQDSSDRTSVDVPYTNTTDKTVKLKLSLQGVTGNDGSAVRATVARLGERSVTVPAGATVKVPLKLTPDADLKRAQYGDITGRVLATADGGGRVSTPFSLYVQPETVSLRVKLVDRNGKPAEGPSSVDLIGTDTATGERRFNEGANDQTYQVRPGAYFLTGFIATPDASGDGKLTDSLTHIARPQVDVKKDTTITLDARKAHRLAVKTDKASEVRGATLAFARTWGKDNWLHAGTAAGPRTIRGYYQSVEGKPSDGTFESGSYWRTAAPQISELAVAGGKKLHPLTASTGSANLDGTGKAAVVDARTGTPAELEAAGVKGKIALVKVPDSGDATAAANAAKKAGALAVIAHRAAPGRWYPSAGFVGSPLPVLGIPTDEAAYLLSRIGAGDAELTWQATAKSPYTYNLAFPETGQIRDDRTYRVRDKDLAANTATYRAMGQSTDYVDLPSAVRPTGLEIYFGDIASVPAPGKRTEYYSAGTTGWSHQVSSSFPYGEFMIDPVRTYQKGERRTETWYDGVLAPGTPRDAEGKQALAGERQGNLIGVAPGFWSDAEHAGIQGSFGDIGSVELKRNGESLGQSGWPSGVFTVPAEDSAYELTLSTAKIGSQVWKRSTETETTWSFRSKLDEDEYSQGIPMLFPTYAVPEDGAKTLAAEDGQRIELGATGHAGYRPGSLTDAKLSYSYDEGKTWTAATTALQGGKWRATVNHAGASGKRVRLKTQLTDSHGNSVTQTVARAYDVR; encoded by the coding sequence ATGCGCCCGATATCGCGTACGGCCTTGGGGGCGGCGTCGGCCGTCGTCCTCGCCGTCACCGCGGCCGTGCCGTCCGTGGCCGAGCCGCGCGCCGCCACAGCCGAGCAGAGACCCCTGACGGGGAGTGCCGCACGGGGCGAGGGGAGCTCCGTCGTCACCCTCGTCACCGGCGACCGGATCCTCGTGACGTCCGACGGCAAGGGGAGGGCGGGGGCGACCGCGCTGCCCGGTGCCGACGGCGCCGTGCCCCTGATCCAGACGCGGCAGTCCGGCAAGGACCTCTACGTCTACCCCGAGGGCGCCGTCCACGCGCTCGCCGAAGGCCGCGTCGACGCGGAGCTCTTCAACGTCACCGGCCTCGTCCGGCAGGGCTACGACGACGCGCACGCCAAGAAGCTGCCGCTCATCGCCGTGTACGACAAGTCCGTCGACGTCGCCCGTTCGCTGCCCGCGACCCCGCGCGGCGCCGAGCGCGGCGCCGTCCTCGAACCGGTCGACGGCGTCGCGCTGAAGGCCGACAAGAAGAAGGCCGCCGCGTTCTGGGCGGACATCGCCAACGCCAAGTCCCGGGCAGCGGGCGACCTGTCGAAGCTCTGGCTCGACGCCAAGATCGAGGCTTCCCTCGACAAGTCGACGAAGCAGGTGCACGCCCCCGAGGCGTGGGCCGCGGGCTACGATGGCAAGGGCACCAAGGTCGCCGTCCTGGACACCGGCGCCGACGCCGAACACCCCGACCTCAAGGGCCGGATCGGCGCGACGAAGAACTTCACCGACTCCCCGGACACCGAGGACCGGCAGGGGCACGGCACCCACACCACCTCCACCGTCGGCGGCTCGGGCGCCGCGAGCGGCGGCAAGAAGAAGGGCGTCGCGCCCGGCACCGAGCTGCTGCACGGCAAGGTCCTCAACGACAGCGGCTCCGGCGCCACTTCATGGATCATCGAAGGCATGCAGTGGGCGGTCGACCAGAAGGCCGACGTCGTCTCCATGAGCCTCGGCAACCCGGCGCGGACCGACTGCACCGACCCGATGAGCACGGCGACCGAGGAACTCGCGCAGTCCGCGAAGGACACCCTCTTCGTCATCGCGGCGGGCAACACGGGCCCGAGCCTCAACTCCGTCTCCTCGCCCGGCTGCGCGCCGAGCGTGCTGACCGTCGGCGCCGTCGACCGCGACGACACCACCGCGAACTTCTCCAGCCGCGGCCCCGCGTACGGCTCGCACACCCTCAAGCCGGAGATCGCCGCCCCAGGCGTCGGCATCTCCGCCGCGGCCGCGGGCGGCAGGGGCGTCTACGCGTACCAGTCCATGAGCGGTACGTCGATGGCGACCCCGCACGTCGCGGGCGCCGCGGCGCTCGTCAAGCAGCGCCACCCCGACTGGACTTCGCAGCAGATCAAGGCGGCCCTCGTGTCGTCCGCGGACAGCGGCATCCCCGGTGACGCCCGCGAGACCGGCGGCGGCAGGCTCGACGCCAAGGCGGCGATCGACCAGCAGGTCCTCGGCTCCCCGGCGGTTCAGGGCGGCAGCTTCGGCTGGCCGCAGGACTCCTCGGACCGCACCAGCGTGGACGTGCCGTACACCAACACCACCGACAAGACAGTGAAGTTGAAGCTGTCGCTGCAGGGGGTCACCGGCAACGACGGCTCCGCCGTGCGCGCCACGGTCGCCAGGCTCGGCGAGCGCTCCGTGACCGTCCCGGCAGGAGCCACCGTCAAGGTCCCCCTGAAGCTCACCCCAGACGCCGACCTCAAGCGCGCCCAGTACGGCGACATCACGGGCCGCGTCCTGGCCACGGCGGACGGCGGCGGCCGGGTCTCCACCCCGTTCTCGCTCTACGTGCAGCCGGAGACCGTCAGCCTCCGCGTGAAGCTCGTCGACCGGAACGGCAAGCCCGCCGAAGGACCGTCCTCCGTGGACCTCATCGGCACGGACACCGCCACCGGTGAGCGGCGCTTCAACGAGGGCGCCAACGACCAGACGTACCAAGTACGCCCGGGCGCCTACTTCTTGACGGGATTCATCGCCACCCCGGACGCGTCCGGCGACGGCAAGCTCACCGACTCCCTCACCCACATCGCCCGCCCCCAGGTCGACGTGAAGAAGGACACCACGATCACCCTCGACGCGCGCAAGGCACACCGCCTCGCCGTCAAGACCGACAAGGCGTCCGAAGTGCGCGGCGCCACCCTCGCCTTCGCCCGCACCTGGGGCAAGGACAACTGGCTGCACGCGGGCACCGCGGCGGGCCCGCGCACCATCCGCGGCTACTACCAGTCCGTCGAGGGCAAGCCGTCCGACGGCACCTTCGAATCCGGCAGCTACTGGCGCACGGCGGCGCCCCAGATCTCCGAACTCGCCGTCGCGGGCGGCAAGAAGCTGCACCCCCTGACCGCGTCCACCGGATCCGCCAACCTCGACGGCACCGGCAAGGCGGCCGTCGTCGACGCGCGGACCGGCACGCCCGCCGAGCTCGAAGCCGCCGGGGTCAAGGGCAAGATCGCCCTGGTCAAGGTCCCGGATAGCGGCGACGCGACCGCCGCGGCGAACGCCGCGAAGAAGGCGGGCGCGCTCGCCGTCATCGCCCACCGCGCGGCCCCCGGCCGCTGGTACCCGTCCGCGGGCTTCGTCGGATCCCCGCTGCCGGTGCTCGGCATCCCGACCGACGAGGCGGCGTACCTGCTGTCCCGGATCGGCGCGGGCGACGCCGAGTTGACATGGCAGGCCACGGCGAAGAGCCCCTACACCTACAACCTCGCCTTCCCCGAGACCGGCCAGATCCGCGACGACCGCACCTACCGCGTACGGGACAAGGACCTCGCCGCGAACACGGCGACGTACCGGGCGATGGGCCAGAGCACGGACTACGTGGACCTGCCTTCGGCCGTCCGCCCGACCGGACTTGAGATCTACTTCGGCGACATCGCGTCCGTCCCTGCCCCCGGAAAGCGCACCGAGTACTACTCGGCGGGCACCACGGGCTGGAGCCACCAGGTCTCCAGCAGCTTCCCGTACGGGGAGTTCATGATCGACCCGGTGCGCACCTACCAGAAGGGCGAGCGCCGCACCGAGACCTGGTACGACGGCGTCCTCGCGCCCGGCACGCCGCGCGACGCCGAGGGGAAGCAGGCGCTCGCCGGTGAGCGGCAGGGCAACCTGATCGGCGTGGCACCCGGCTTCTGGTCCGACGCCGAACACGCCGGGATCCAGGGCAGCTTCGGCGACATTGGCTCCGTGGAGCTCAAGCGGAACGGGGAGAGCCTGGGGCAGTCGGGCTGGCCTTCGGGGGTGTTCACGGTCCCGGCCGAGGACTCCGCGTACGAACTGACGCTCTCCACCGCGAAGATCGGCTCGCAGGTCTGGAAGCGGTCCACGGAGACCGAGACGACCTGGTCCTTCCGTTCGAAGCTCGACGAGGACGAGTACTCGCAGGGCATCCCGATGCTCTTCCCGACGTACGCCGTGCCGGAGGACGGCGCCAAGACGCTCGCCGCCGAGGACGGACAGCGGATTGAACTCGGCGCGACGGGGCACGCGGGCTACAGGCCAGGATCGCTCACCGACGCGAAGCTGTCGTACTCCTACGACGAGGGCAAGACCTGGACGGCGGCCACCACCGCCCTACAGGGCGGCAAGTGGCGCGCGACCGTGAACCACGCGGGCGCCTCGGGCAAGCGGGTCCGGCTCAAGACCCAGCTGACGGATTCCCACGGAAACTCCGTCACACAGACCGTGGCCCGCGCCTACGACGTGCGCTAG